The following are encoded together in the Bradyrhizobium sp. CCGUVB1N3 genome:
- a CDS encoding L,D-transpeptidase family protein — MGSVLISSSLARALLTSVALVASVLLAGCDTDQVSLATNAKANQPVSPKLLAAMTEKDMDLQSPILVRLFKQEAELEVWKQTRSGQFALLKTYPICRWSGDLGPKVREGDRQAPEGFYSINPSQMNPQSAYYLSFNTGYPNAFDRALGRSGSQLMVHGDCSSRGCYAMTDEQIAEIYSLGRESFFGGQKAFQFQAYPFRMTPVNMAKHRNNPNMAFWKMIKEGNDHFEVTRQEPKVDFCEKKYVFDASKTPGATRDPVFDASAKCPAYVIPEDVANAVREKQEKDEAEYARLVSRGTPVARMNTGIDGGMNKVFAAKIPEGSTGLSEGAEGSTLQMLAMSKAPGTIPGSVNPPRPNLEPVAASPQSEPVVAVPSQASNTRVAAAAPADKSQDNSQGGGFFSGLARKMGMGSADTTATASPPPATTASATPPTAASRLKAAVTRFVPGHGTAKDASKDAPKETAKEAAKPVAAAKPADPKPDTRVAASRPPLKPSVSDSAAAAGSKDAQLAGAAPVMSSNSFDSRFGAVK; from the coding sequence ATGGGGTCCGTCTTGATTTCTAGCTCGCTAGCACGCGCGCTTTTGACGTCGGTTGCGCTTGTCGCCAGCGTGCTGCTGGCCGGCTGCGACACCGACCAGGTTTCGCTCGCGACCAACGCCAAGGCCAACCAGCCCGTCTCGCCGAAGCTTCTCGCCGCGATGACCGAGAAGGACATGGATCTGCAATCGCCGATCCTGGTCCGCCTGTTCAAGCAGGAGGCCGAGCTCGAGGTCTGGAAGCAGACCCGCTCCGGCCAGTTCGCGCTGCTCAAGACCTATCCGATCTGCCGCTGGTCGGGTGATCTCGGGCCGAAGGTGCGCGAAGGCGACCGCCAGGCGCCCGAGGGGTTTTACTCGATCAACCCCAGCCAGATGAATCCGCAGTCGGCCTATTATCTCTCGTTCAACACCGGCTATCCCAATGCGTTCGACCGCGCGCTCGGCCGGTCCGGCTCGCAGCTGATGGTGCACGGCGACTGCTCCTCGCGCGGCTGCTACGCGATGACGGACGAGCAGATCGCGGAGATCTATTCGCTCGGGCGCGAATCCTTCTTCGGCGGTCAGAAGGCGTTCCAGTTCCAGGCCTATCCGTTCCGGATGACGCCGGTGAACATGGCCAAGCACCGCAACAATCCGAACATGGCCTTCTGGAAGATGATCAAGGAAGGCAATGATCATTTCGAGGTGACGCGACAGGAGCCGAAGGTTGACTTCTGCGAGAAGAAATACGTCTTCGACGCCTCCAAGACGCCGGGTGCCACGCGCGATCCGGTGTTCGATGCCTCCGCAAAGTGCCCCGCCTATGTGATTCCTGAAGACGTCGCGAACGCGGTGCGCGAGAAGCAGGAGAAGGACGAGGCGGAATACGCAAGACTCGTCTCTCGCGGAACGCCGGTTGCGCGCATGAACACCGGCATCGACGGCGGCATGAACAAGGTGTTCGCTGCGAAGATTCCGGAGGGCTCGACCGGCCTGTCCGAGGGCGCCGAAGGCTCGACGCTCCAGATGCTTGCGATGTCGAAGGCGCCCGGCACGATCCCCGGCTCGGTCAATCCGCCGAGGCCGAATCTCGAGCCTGTCGCCGCAAGCCCGCAGAGCGAGCCGGTCGTCGCCGTCCCATCGCAGGCCAGCAACACCCGCGTCGCCGCCGCCGCGCCGGCTGATAAGTCCCAAGACAATTCGCAAGGCGGCGGCTTCTTCTCCGGCCTTGCCCGCAAGATGGGCATGGGTAGTGCCGACACCACGGCAACCGCATCGCCGCCGCCGGCTACCACCGCTTCGGCAACTCCGCCCACGGCGGCATCCCGGCTGAAGGCCGCGGTGACCCGGTTTGTGCCGGGACACGGCACGGCCAAGGACGCCAGCAAGGACGCGCCCAAGGAAACAGCCAAGGAAGCGGCCAAGCCGGTCGCAGCCGCCAAACCCGCCGATCCGAAGCCCGATACGCGCGTCGCCGCATCACGCCCGCCGCTGAAGCCCTCAGTGTCGGATAGCGCGGCTGCTGCCGGCAGCAAAGACGCGCAGCTCGCAGGCGCTGCGCCGGTGATGTCGTCGAACTCGTTCGACAGCCGGTTCGGGGCGGTGAAGTAA